The DNA segment ATGTTTGTTCATAGCCTAGCTTAGTAGTTAATCCATGTAGCCATAAGATTTGTTTAACAGCCTCTGAAGTAGTTATAAACTCTGCTTCGTGGTTGAAAGGGTAACCACTGATTGCAAATTAGACTTTCAGCCGATCATATTGCCTCCAAATAGGAAGGTAAACCCTATGAGAGACCTTCTTCTGTCTAGGTCACCTACAAAATCTAAGTCCACATAGTCTTTAAGCAACAACTTCGTGGAATTAGGGGAATTATAGAGTAAACCTCCGTTTATGCTTCCAACTAGGTAATGAAAGACCTATTTAGTTGCTTCCTAGTGGGTTTTCCCTTGATTGCTTTGAAGGAATTAACCGATTAACATGAGaaataaatttagattttaagtactctaatttcgttaattaaaaggaaataagcatgcatgATCATAAACCAAATTAAGGTTAGAAAATATAACCTTTGTAGCTCAAATTTTTCTTGGTTTTGATCAAATCTTCTCACGAACGGTTTGTAGACCACCATGAAAGTTTTTCCAACTATTCTCTAACCTTAGAATGGGATGGTGGGATCAGGTAAGTGACAAAAATTGGAGAGAAgaagtataatatatatatatatatatatatataaatgcgatgtaaatgaaatttatgatatataatgTGATTTATGTCGAACATTAAACTaatatgtgatttatatatcgtgatatttatatattggTTTATACTGTGATTTATGTCAAGCATTGAGTCTAACTCTAATTTATATAATGTGgtatattacatatatattgcttatgatattttcaaatacctaacaaaatatgctaaagtatatttaaaataaccaagAATGTACCAGATAAACCAATAAGTTGATACGTCAAACCCgtgtaaatagaaaataaaatttcattaaatgtattttctctctccaattaagCAAATGAataaaatctcaataaataaatgcactttctctctctaattaaataaaagaataaaatctcAACCAATAATTGTATGTTCTCTCTCAACATTAAGGGTGCTTCGTAAATAtgtaaagaaaaattcaatGCCACATTCTCTCTCCAACCGCCCACCATACTCAAGGGTATTTTAGGCtattaaatcttatatatgaaaatatccAAAAGTTTGGACATTTATGAAAATGAGTTTTGAAAAGGGATTGGATATATAATAATCCccatttcaaaatgaaaatcacTTTCCTCATGCACACGCACGCGCATGTGTGTGTGCATATGTGTGTATGTGTTCGTTTGGATCATTGTTCATTTTCGGCTTTTTTGGAGTTATTTTGTTTGTGCCTTGACCTCACGCTGTGAGGTCTAATGCTCTTTTTAGCAATCCAATACTTTTactaaaaagagagaaaaaaaagaaaaactgcATTTTTAATCCTCGAGTTTTGAATGATATGTGCATTTTTTGTTCTTGAGTTTTCATAATATACCTTTTTAGTCCTCGAATCTTTTAGAATAGGTTAATTTGGTtcctaagttttcaaaatatacttttttagttcctaaatttttataagtggGTTTAAAAAGTCACtgcattaattatttttttttaataaaaaatttaattttttgaagaTTACCTCTTCTctctaaagttattttttaaacatattctttttaattcaaaatttcaaataattatataaagtgaataaaaaataGTTCATAGTCTTTTTAacctattcttaaaaacttGTGGACTAAAaggtatattttgaaaactcaaggACTAAATGTACCTATTCTAAAAAGTAAGGGATTGACAAAGTATGTTTTGAAAACTCGATGACCAAATGcatctatttttcaaaactcaTGGACTAAAAAGATAGTTTGcccaagcaaaaaaaaaaactaaattttcataattgaatCAAATTAGACTCTTCATTAGGGTTCTATTCTGAAACCGTTAATGCATAATGAAATATTAGAAAGACTAAAATCCAATTGTCAAACATGTACCATCTTACGAAGATAGGTTAAAAATTTCACATTGAAAAGATGAAAAAACATCACAATATTTAATACATACATAAATTGTGCATCTCATTGTCAACTAATTTTTAAGATGGACTAAAGATGAGttagaaaattcaaatagaaatgtagatatatatatatatatttaaaatgtgACCTATTTTATTAGGAAAATCCCCATTAATCGTAGCAATCTCAATCAATTTATCTAAGTTACACGATTCAATTGGGAGTAATGAAAAGTCTTAAGACTAAAGATGAGTTAGAAAATTATGATCAAATAGAAATGTAGACATTAataaacaatattaaaaatgtGACCTATTTTATCAGGAAAATCCCCATATGTCATAGCAAtctcaatcaatttaatcaaaGTTACAAGATTCAATTGGGAGTAATGAAAAGTTTGTCAttgaaatcattttatttagCCAAGGCTAAAAATATGCAATTCATTCCCCTATATATTACAGTTAATTGAAGATATAATGAACAATGAACAATGAACATATGGAAAATTACAACTTAGAATGGAAGTGTTACGCATCTCACATGTGATACAACGTTAGGACCAAAAGTATAATTTATCCGATTCAAAGCTGCAAAAAAGAATCACCAGTTAAATAAACATACGAGGCCATGGCTACTAGTGAAGTACAAAGATGATGAAACAAAGGAAATAGTCAAGGGAAGATTGACAAAAATGAATAACTATTGACAGGCTTATAATGCGGCGGAATTAGCTCTCTAACTCGCTCCTTATCCAATCCTGTGAACATACTAATGCTTCAATTGTAGCTGGTTTCAGTGAACTCCAATCTCGATCAAGCACTTTTCTTCCAGTTTTGAATGCAGAATCTGATGCAACTTTTGACATGGGAATTCCCAACACATTACGAGCCATCATTGACAAAATTGGATATCTAGGAGTATGAACTTTCCACCAGTTCAACACATTGAAATCAACATTACGAGGAAACAAAGGTTCCTCAAGGTACTTGTCCAAGTCTGACTTACTGCCTTCACTCTGGGaagattcatgaagaaatttGTCAAAACCCATTAGTCTGTCCCTTGCATCCTTCCCAGAACCAGGCAAAGAGCCAGAACTACTACCAACTTGCCAACCAAGACCTTGATCAATCGAAGCTAACGGGGAGCAGATTGAATGTTCGTTGTAAAGCGCCTTTACACAGTTCAGAACATCATCAATCCTCTGTAGAGCAACGGCTCCATATATTTGTGGATAATAGTACTCTACTAGTTTCATTTTGAACCGAGGATCTAACATGGCAGAAACTGCTAGAGCTAATCCAGATTTATCCCAATATTCTTCAAACTTGGTTCGCATCTTGAATGCCAAAGCCTTGATATAGTCATCTGAATTCTTAGACCATTCCATCAACTGCAAGTGTACATCACAAAGCTCGGGGAAAAAGATATTCGCAGTTGGAAAGTTGGTCTTCGTTAAAACATTAGTCACTTCAAAAAGAGACTTCAGATAGCCAGTAATCGTACAAATCCTACCCCATTCTTCTTCAGTTGGGCATGCTATGTAGCCAAGATCACTTTCCCGCAAAATGGAAAACGCTTCTCGATATTCTATAGCTGCTCCAAGCATCGCATACGTTGAGTTCCACTGAGATGGATTGTCCAAAGACAGAACTTTTTGGCTCTGAACTTTAACTTGTTCGGCCATCTCGTTAAACTTAGCTTGCACTTCTCGAGACTGTTTGATATATTGAATACTATCGCGAATTTTGGGGAGAATGCTGCATAATGCTTCCAAAGCATCTTGAGCCATCAAATTGAGAAGATCTACTGCACAGCTGACATCAAATAATTGACCATTACAATAAAGAAACCTATTCTCTGATAGTCTGTCTCTGATTTGTAATGAGATATAATCACTGGTAGAGGAACAATCAAATGTCATTGAAAATAACTTCCTATCGATATCCCAATCCATCAGACAAGTCATGATAGTTTCTGCATGTAAATCTTCAGTGTGAGAAGGATCAAcaaacatgaaatttaaaaccTTCTTATTTAACTGCCAGGACTCGTCAATGTAGTGGGCTGTGAGACACAGGTATGATGATTCCAAATGATCTGTGGCACTCCACATATCAGCACTGAGACTGATTTTTCCAGGCAATTTATCCAATAACTCGTTCACTTTTTGCTTCTCTTTGACATATATCTCCAAACAATCAGTCTCAACTCTATTGCAGGTTACAAGTTCAAACAAGGGATGCAGATTTTTAACAAATACTCTGAACCCAACATGCTCGACCATGGCCAATGGATAACCATGCAAGATGATCATACGTGCAAGATCAAA comes from the Benincasa hispida cultivar B227 chromosome 5, ASM972705v1, whole genome shotgun sequence genome and includes:
- the LOC120078428 gene encoding zinc finger BED domain-containing protein RICESLEEPER 1-like isoform X2: MDMSEAVIVKSSRLKSVVWNDFDRIKKGDTFVAVCRHCKKKLSGSSTSGTSHLRNHLIRCQRRSNHGISQFITSREKKKEATLAITNYIDQGQKKDDVLNLVNIRFDPEQVKDETNNTLSYNFDQRRSRFDLARMIILHGYPLAMVEHVGFRVFVKNLHPLFELVTCNRVETDCLEIYVKEKQKVNELLDKLPGKISLSADMWSATDHLESSYLCLTAHYIDESWQLNKKVLNFMFVDPSHTEDLHAETIMTCLMDWDIDRKLFSMTFDCSSTSDYISLQIRDRLSENRFLYCNGQLFDVSCAVDLLNLMAQDALEALCSILPKIRDSIQYIKQSREVQAKFNEMAEQVKVQSQKVLSLDNPSQWNSTYAMLGAAIEYREAFSILRESDLGYIACPTEEEWGRICTITGYLKSLFEVTNVLTKTNFPTANIFFPELCDVHLQLMEWSKNSDDYIKALAFKMRTKFEEYWDKSGLALAVSAMLDPRFKMKLVEYYYPQIYGAVALQRIDDVLNCVKALYNEHSICSPLASIDQGLGWQVGSSSGSLPGSGKDARDRLMGFDKFLHESSQSEGSKSDLDKYLEEPLFPRNVDFNVLNWWKVHTPRYPILSMMARNVLGIPMSKVASDSAFKTGRKVLDRDWSSLKPATIEALVCSQDWIRSELES
- the LOC120078428 gene encoding zinc finger BED domain-containing protein RICESLEEPER 1-like isoform X1, giving the protein MKDRPASPGLLVESQADEMDMSEAVIVKSSRLKSVVWNDFDRIKKGDTFVAVCRHCKKKLSGSSTSGTSHLRNHLIRCQRRSNHGISQFITSREKKKEATLAITNYIDQGQKKDDVLNLVNIRFDPEQVKDETNNTLSYNFDQRRSRFDLARMIILHGYPLAMVEHVGFRVFVKNLHPLFELVTCNRVETDCLEIYVKEKQKVNELLDKLPGKISLSADMWSATDHLESSYLCLTAHYIDESWQLNKKVLNFMFVDPSHTEDLHAETIMTCLMDWDIDRKLFSMTFDCSSTSDYISLQIRDRLSENRFLYCNGQLFDVSCAVDLLNLMAQDALEALCSILPKIRDSIQYIKQSREVQAKFNEMAEQVKVQSQKVLSLDNPSQWNSTYAMLGAAIEYREAFSILRESDLGYIACPTEEEWGRICTITGYLKSLFEVTNVLTKTNFPTANIFFPELCDVHLQLMEWSKNSDDYIKALAFKMRTKFEEYWDKSGLALAVSAMLDPRFKMKLVEYYYPQIYGAVALQRIDDVLNCVKALYNEHSICSPLASIDQGLGWQVGSSSGSLPGSGKDARDRLMGFDKFLHESSQSEGSKSDLDKYLEEPLFPRNVDFNVLNWWKVHTPRYPILSMMARNVLGIPMSKVASDSAFKTGRKVLDRDWSSLKPATIEALVCSQDWIRSELES